The Agromyces sp. LHK192 genome includes a window with the following:
- a CDS encoding branched-chain amino acid ABC transporter permease, translating into MLLQQLADGIATGAIYGALALAIVLVYRASRTLNFAQGELALLGAYVSWQCTAWGLPLPVAVAVSMAALALLSAGIERVLIRPLVRRHQHLPLIIVSLGLMIALNALIGWVWTYQTKEVPALFGPGTVAVGGVAVSRQDVGIVVTVVVVALLLAALFGFTRIGLRMRAAVSAPESAELSGISTGRTMTIGWAVAGAVGALAGTLIAPELFLHPGMMAPVLIYAFAAATLGGLESPVGALIGGVAVGIVENLAGSYLPGGSEFKQVVALLIIVVVLLVRPQGMFGRRELVRA; encoded by the coding sequence ATGCTGCTGCAACAGTTGGCCGACGGCATCGCGACCGGGGCGATCTACGGGGCGCTGGCGCTCGCGATCGTGCTCGTCTACCGGGCATCGCGCACGTTGAACTTCGCGCAGGGCGAGCTCGCCCTGCTGGGCGCGTACGTCTCGTGGCAGTGCACCGCGTGGGGGCTGCCGCTCCCGGTCGCGGTCGCCGTCTCGATGGCCGCGCTCGCCCTGTTGTCGGCCGGCATCGAGCGGGTGCTGATCCGGCCGCTCGTGCGCCGCCACCAGCACCTGCCGCTCATCATCGTGAGCCTCGGGCTCATGATCGCGCTGAACGCCCTCATCGGGTGGGTCTGGACGTACCAGACGAAGGAGGTGCCCGCGCTGTTCGGCCCGGGCACGGTGGCGGTCGGCGGGGTCGCGGTGTCGCGCCAGGACGTGGGCATCGTGGTCACGGTCGTGGTCGTCGCCCTCCTGCTCGCCGCGCTGTTCGGGTTCACCCGCATCGGCCTGCGCATGCGCGCCGCCGTGTCGGCGCCCGAGTCGGCCGAGCTCTCGGGCATCTCGACCGGTCGCACGATGACGATCGGCTGGGCGGTCGCGGGTGCCGTCGGCGCGCTCGCCGGCACGCTGATCGCCCCGGAGCTGTTCCTGCACCCGGGCATGATGGCTCCGGTGCTCATCTACGCCTTCGCGGCGGCCACCCTCGGCGGGCTGGAATCGCCGGTCGGCGCCCTGATCGGCGGGGTCGCGGTCGGCATCGTCGAGAACCTGGCCGGGAGCTACCTGCCCGGCGGATCGGAGTTCAAGCAGGTGGTCGCGCTGCTGATCATCGTGGTCGTGCTGCTCGTGCGACCGCAGGGCATGTTCGGACGACGGGAGCTGGTGCGCGCATGA
- a CDS encoding alcohol dehydrogenase catalytic domain-containing protein, producing MTATTAALVHERGGTATLSKVTIRQPGAHELVVRVMASGVCATDLFGIDGGAGDRFPAVFGHEGAGIVEAVGDGVTEIRSGDRVVLGFASCGDCDACLHGHSAYCGRFAELNYAAHAGATSTTGPVTTGWMGQSSWAAHVVVDARSAVVIGDDVPWAVAATLGCGVLTGAGAVLNVLRPGPGDTLLVIGAGTTGLAAVMAAKHRGVARIVVSDPIADRRDLAMLLGATEALAPDRVAEAVRGTASHVLDTVGTQPALDLALSQLATRGTCATVALKPGANRVEVSQSRLLWGRTLTGVIEGDADVARDIRSLAALWRAGRLPVEWLVATYPFADVAQAVEDARDGRVVKPVLRMGDERRVAPPAAPADLVETLRGGAVAEDDLAGLWRSLPPVEPAELRGLWRGTGLSPGHRVHRLLTRSGWYGKLFRSDDDVAPIVRTDGAGGLVSDPVLARGGASLHRVVHDGVATAAMVYDGQPVIDCFVRVGPDALLGVMTGRDTLDDGRAYHFLLERDRDRDPDQIGTAPAPAG from the coding sequence ATGACCGCGACGACGGCCGCGCTCGTCCACGAGCGCGGCGGCACGGCCACGCTCTCGAAGGTGACCATCCGGCAGCCGGGCGCACACGAACTCGTGGTGCGCGTGATGGCCTCCGGCGTGTGCGCGACCGACCTCTTCGGCATCGACGGGGGAGCGGGCGATCGCTTCCCGGCGGTCTTCGGGCACGAAGGCGCGGGCATCGTCGAGGCCGTCGGCGACGGTGTGACCGAAATCCGTTCCGGCGACCGTGTCGTGCTCGGGTTCGCCTCGTGCGGCGACTGCGACGCCTGTCTCCACGGGCACTCGGCGTACTGCGGCCGATTCGCCGAGCTCAACTACGCCGCGCACGCCGGCGCCACCTCGACGACCGGCCCGGTGACGACGGGCTGGATGGGCCAGTCGTCGTGGGCGGCCCACGTGGTCGTGGATGCCCGCAGTGCGGTGGTCATCGGCGACGACGTGCCGTGGGCCGTCGCGGCGACCCTCGGCTGCGGGGTGCTCACCGGTGCCGGTGCGGTGCTGAACGTGCTCCGTCCCGGCCCGGGCGACACCCTGCTCGTCATCGGCGCAGGCACCACCGGGCTCGCGGCCGTCATGGCGGCGAAGCACCGCGGCGTCGCGCGCATCGTCGTGAGCGACCCGATCGCCGACCGCCGAGACCTCGCCATGCTGCTCGGCGCCACCGAGGCGCTCGCGCCCGACCGGGTCGCCGAGGCGGTCAGGGGAACGGCGTCGCACGTGCTCGACACCGTCGGCACGCAGCCCGCGCTCGACCTCGCGCTCTCCCAGCTCGCGACCCGCGGCACCTGCGCGACGGTCGCGTTGAAGCCGGGCGCCAACCGGGTCGAGGTGTCGCAGTCCCGGCTGCTCTGGGGGCGGACGCTGACCGGCGTGATCGAAGGCGACGCCGACGTCGCGCGAGACATCCGCTCGCTCGCCGCACTGTGGCGAGCCGGCCGACTGCCCGTCGAGTGGCTCGTCGCGACGTACCCGTTCGCCGACGTCGCCCAGGCCGTCGAGGACGCCCGCGACGGCCGCGTCGTCAAGCCGGTGCTGCGCATGGGCGACGAGCGCCGCGTCGCACCGCCGGCCGCGCCGGCCGACCTGGTCGAGACCCTGCGCGGCGGCGCGGTCGCCGAGGACGACCTCGCCGGGCTCTGGCGATCGCTGCCGCCGGTCGAGCCCGCCGAGCTCCGCGGCCTGTGGCGGGGCACGGGCCTGAGCCCCGGTCACCGCGTGCACCGGCTGCTCACGCGCAGCGGCTGGTACGGCAAGCTCTTCCGCTCCGACGACGACGTCGCCCCCATCGTGCGCACCGACGGCGCCGGCGGACTCGTGAGCGACCCGGTGCTCGCCCGCGGCGGTGCGAGCCTGCACCGCGTCGTGCACGACGGCGTCGCGACGGCGGCGATGGTCTACGACGGCCAGCCGGTGATCGACTGCTTCGTCCGCGTCGGACCCGACGCCCTCCTCGGCGTCATGACCGGCCGCGACACCCTCGACGACGGGCGCGCGTACCACTTCCTGCTCGAACGCGACCGCGACCGCGATCCCGACCAGATCGGAACCGCTCCGGCGCCCGCCGGCTGA
- a CDS encoding ABC transporter substrate-binding protein, whose translation MTITHPARRRRATIAVASAAVTALALAGCVGRDGDSGDAGADAAQAEADCSPGFTDTEVRIGNSIPLSGPAAAYGAIGTTIQAYFDDLNAAGGLEFADGVTREVVVTVVDDSYDPAKTAANVRTLVEQDEVFALAGVLGTGAAISVAPYVEEAGVPNLFTGTGSDAILALHEQDPWTTGFMPQYGFEVQALAEYLIAEHPGSTAAILYQNDDFGESIRAGFEAAFEGSGIEIVAAEPYELASPSVDSQVTALAASDADLFLNWAVGAFATQSLKKKLELGWDATTVINAPAADATFFLKPAGPGAADGVVSIAYTKDITDPSLAGDPGFDAWTEFAAAHEGEVNALSAPAAAGYQTAQLLEAALVEMEGCTREALLDAATSFDGLELDLAPVPVSTTPEYPFVFSEIGVQVFNGENWDLTEGTYTVD comes from the coding sequence ATGACCATCACCCACCCCGCGCGACGACGTCGCGCCACGATCGCCGTGGCATCCGCCGCGGTCACCGCGCTCGCGCTCGCCGGTTGCGTCGGACGCGACGGCGACTCCGGCGACGCCGGCGCCGACGCGGCGCAGGCCGAGGCCGATTGCAGCCCCGGCTTCACCGACACCGAGGTGCGGATCGGGAACAGCATCCCGCTGTCCGGTCCCGCCGCGGCGTACGGCGCGATCGGCACGACCATCCAGGCCTACTTCGACGACCTCAACGCCGCTGGCGGCCTCGAGTTCGCCGACGGCGTCACCCGCGAGGTCGTCGTCACCGTCGTCGACGACTCGTACGACCCGGCGAAGACCGCCGCCAACGTGCGGACCCTCGTCGAGCAGGATGAAGTGTTCGCGCTCGCCGGCGTGCTCGGCACCGGTGCGGCGATCAGCGTCGCGCCCTACGTCGAGGAGGCCGGGGTGCCGAACCTCTTCACCGGGACCGGCTCCGACGCGATCCTCGCCCTGCACGAGCAGGACCCGTGGACCACCGGCTTCATGCCGCAGTACGGGTTCGAGGTGCAGGCGCTCGCCGAATACCTGATCGCCGAGCACCCCGGCTCGACCGCCGCGATCCTGTACCAGAACGACGACTTCGGCGAGAGCATCCGCGCCGGCTTCGAGGCGGCGTTCGAGGGCAGCGGCATCGAGATCGTCGCGGCCGAGCCGTACGAGCTCGCGAGCCCGTCGGTCGACAGCCAGGTGACCGCGCTCGCGGCATCCGACGCCGATCTCTTCCTGAACTGGGCGGTGGGTGCGTTCGCCACGCAGTCGCTCAAGAAGAAGCTCGAACTCGGTTGGGACGCCACTACGGTGATCAACGCACCCGCGGCCGACGCGACGTTCTTCCTCAAGCCCGCCGGGCCCGGCGCCGCCGACGGCGTCGTCTCGATCGCGTACACGAAGGACATCACCGACCCGTCGCTCGCGGGCGACCCGGGCTTCGACGCGTGGACCGAGTTCGCGGCCGCGCACGAGGGCGAGGTGAACGCCCTCTCCGCCCCCGCAGCGGCCGGCTACCAGACCGCGCAGCTGCTCGAGGCGGCGCTCGTCGAGATGGAGGGATGCACCCGCGAGGCGCTCCTCGACGCGGCGACCTCGTTCGACGGACTCGAGCTCGACCTCGCACCGGTGCCGGTGTCGACGACGCCCGAGTACCCGTTCGTGTTCAGCGAGATCGGCGTCCAGGTCTTCAACGGCGAGAACTGGGACCTGACCGAGGGCACCTACACGGTCGACTGA
- a CDS encoding branched-chain amino acid ABC transporter permease → MTTTSTSPVRAFLAGRAARPSAAEWLRRPRPPLDPPRWLAIAIVGLGAVVLAVLPLVNPSYINLTVTLVLIWTIVGLGLNLLVGFGGQVSLGHSAFFAIGAYAVAVGGEAGMPHPATLLVAAAVPFVVGYVLGLPALRLKGLQLGLVTLAMAMATPAVIRGLQPLTHGSRGIAIDGDPPAWVPLDHDQWVYYLALAAAVIGYVVTRRLARGRLGRSFVAVRDAELVAETLGVDVWQTKTRLFAVSAAYAGVAGGLYAMLLEFVGPENFNLTLSISFVTLIVVGGLATVPGAVLGALFVQYVPTFTSSLSPAATGAAYGAVLVVFAFFLPYGLVGLLRGALAPLVRRIPGRRPPA, encoded by the coding sequence ATGACGACGACCTCGACCTCTCCGGTCCGCGCCTTCCTCGCCGGCCGGGCCGCGCGGCCGTCGGCCGCCGAATGGCTGCGCCGGCCCCGACCGCCGCTCGACCCGCCGCGATGGCTCGCGATCGCGATCGTCGGGCTCGGCGCGGTCGTGCTGGCCGTGCTGCCGCTCGTCAACCCGAGCTACATCAACCTCACCGTCACGCTCGTGCTGATCTGGACGATCGTCGGCCTCGGCCTCAACCTCCTCGTCGGCTTCGGCGGTCAGGTGTCGCTCGGCCACTCGGCGTTCTTCGCGATCGGCGCCTACGCCGTCGCCGTGGGCGGCGAAGCCGGGATGCCGCACCCCGCGACGCTGCTCGTCGCCGCGGCCGTGCCGTTCGTCGTGGGCTATGTGCTCGGCCTTCCCGCCCTGCGACTCAAGGGGCTGCAGCTCGGCCTCGTCACCCTCGCGATGGCGATGGCGACGCCCGCGGTGATCCGCGGCCTCCAGCCCCTCACGCACGGCAGCCGCGGGATCGCGATCGACGGAGACCCGCCCGCCTGGGTGCCGCTCGACCACGACCAGTGGGTGTACTACCTCGCGCTCGCGGCCGCCGTGATCGGCTACGTCGTGACGCGCCGGCTCGCACGCGGCCGCCTCGGGCGCTCGTTCGTCGCGGTGCGCGACGCCGAACTCGTCGCCGAGACGCTCGGCGTCGACGTGTGGCAGACCAAGACCCGCCTCTTCGCGGTGTCGGCCGCGTACGCGGGCGTCGCGGGCGGGCTGTACGCCATGCTGCTCGAGTTCGTGGGGCCCGAGAACTTCAACCTGACGCTGTCGATCTCGTTCGTGACGCTCATCGTGGTCGGCGGCCTCGCGACGGTGCCCGGCGCGGTGCTCGGTGCCCTGTTCGTGCAGTACGTGCCGACGTTCACGTCGAGCCTCAGCCCGGCCGCGACGGGCGCGGCCTACGGCGCGGTGCTCGTGGTCTTCGCGTTCTTCCTGCCGTACGGCCTCGTCGGTCTCCTCCGCGGCGCACTCGCCCCGCTCGTGCGCCGGATCCCCGGACGCCGTCCGCCCGCCTGA
- a CDS encoding ABC transporter ATP-binding protein translates to MGALLEVRDVRLSFGGLQALDGPSLTVGDGEVVGLIGPNGAGKTSLFNCISGLYRRQSGTIRIAGRDATALPRHRIAGLGVGRTFQNLGLLPSQTVLENVLAGGYSATRGGFWATALALPGIRRDERAMRERAAALLDELDLAAVAGRIVGTLPFGTLKRIELARALLPEPRLLLVDEPANGLVHGEVRELGETLRRLASERGTAILLVEHHMGLVTSVCDRVVVLNFGRRIAEGDPREVARAPEVVAAYLGSAAA, encoded by the coding sequence ATGGGCGCACTGCTCGAGGTCCGCGACGTCCGGCTCTCGTTCGGGGGGCTGCAGGCGCTCGACGGACCGAGCCTCACGGTCGGCGACGGCGAGGTCGTCGGCCTGATCGGGCCGAACGGCGCCGGCAAGACGAGCCTGTTCAACTGCATCTCCGGGCTCTACCGGCGCCAGTCGGGCACGATCCGCATCGCCGGACGCGACGCGACCGCGCTCCCGCGCCACCGCATCGCCGGGCTCGGCGTCGGCCGGACGTTCCAGAACCTGGGCCTGCTGCCATCGCAGACCGTCCTCGAGAACGTGCTCGCCGGCGGGTACTCCGCGACCCGCGGCGGGTTCTGGGCGACCGCGCTCGCGCTGCCCGGCATCCGCCGGGACGAGCGGGCGATGCGCGAGCGCGCGGCGGCGCTGCTCGACGAGCTCGACCTCGCCGCCGTCGCCGGCCGAATCGTCGGCACCCTGCCGTTCGGCACGCTCAAGCGCATCGAGCTCGCGCGGGCCCTGCTGCCCGAACCACGACTGCTGCTCGTCGACGAACCCGCCAACGGACTCGTCCACGGCGAGGTCCGCGAGCTCGGGGAGACGCTCAGGCGACTCGCCTCCGAACGGGGCACCGCGATCCTGCTCGTCGAGCACCACATGGGCCTCGTCACCTCCGTGTGCGACCGGGTCGTCGTGCTCAACTTCGGCCGCCGCATCGCCGAGGGCGACCCGCGGGAGGTCGCCCGCGCCCCCGAGGTCGTCGCCGCCTACCTGGGGAGCGCAGCCGCATGA
- a CDS encoding ABC transporter ATP-binding protein, translating to MSLLVVDLVEAGYGPATVLRDIRFEVPEGGRLVILGANGAGKTTTLRAISGLCRVDGSIRLDGRELVGRPAHRIAAEGIAHVPQGRGTFGDLTVRENLLAGGSTRPRRAASADADRWLERFPRLAERSARPASGLSGGEQQLLAIARAFMAAPRVVLLDEPSLGLAPKITTELFATLDELGRETGTALLLVEQNAQVALGIAEEALVVESGRITVRGPADELRENDDVRRAYLGV from the coding sequence ATGAGCCTGCTCGTCGTCGACCTCGTCGAGGCCGGGTACGGTCCCGCGACCGTGCTCCGCGACATCCGATTCGAGGTGCCGGAAGGCGGCCGCCTCGTGATCCTCGGCGCCAACGGCGCCGGCAAGACGACCACGCTCCGTGCGATCTCGGGACTGTGCCGGGTCGACGGATCGATCCGGCTCGACGGTCGCGAGCTCGTCGGCCGGCCGGCGCACCGCATCGCCGCCGAGGGCATCGCACACGTCCCCCAGGGCCGCGGCACGTTCGGCGACCTGACCGTGCGGGAGAACCTGCTCGCGGGCGGTTCGACGAGGCCGCGTCGCGCGGCATCCGCCGACGCCGACCGCTGGCTCGAACGATTCCCACGGCTCGCCGAGCGCAGCGCCCGGCCGGCATCGGGGCTGAGCGGCGGCGAGCAGCAACTGCTCGCGATCGCCAGGGCCTTCATGGCCGCTCCCCGGGTGGTGCTCCTCGACGAGCCGTCGCTCGGGCTCGCGCCGAAGATCACGACCGAACTGTTCGCGACCCTCGACGAGCTCGGCCGCGAGACCGGCACCGCGTTGCTGCTCGTCGAGCAGAACGCACAGGTCGCCCTCGGCATCGCCGAGGAGGCGCTCGTCGTGGAGAGCGGACGGATCACCGTGCGCGGGCCGGCCGACGAGCTCCGCGAGAACGACGACGTGCGCCGCGCCTACCTGGGCGTCTGA
- a CDS encoding TetR/AcrR family transcriptional regulator gives MSAVQAVPAAERRIRPKDRRQRIAMAAAEAFSERGYHQVGMGDVAAAVGISAPALYRHFPNKYALFVDAVDRLAHGLIEATDAAAEPREGEPASGWFDAVVVDLIEATIGNRRTGGLYRWEGRYLEPADRRRVRDDFALITDRVRRPLEALRLEEGRPVPDGDGDALAAAAMSAVASITSHHTKLPHRQLVDLLRDVARDVAETDLPPYAPAVPDDASGLPSASKRELIISEALVLFHRRGYHDTGIDEISAAVGLTASGFYRYFGSKSELLLEACVRAAERLSATTADALGGATSPEVGLHDLVDAYVAHSFTHHDLMSVYFSDAGALPPAEQERLRALQRRHVDEWVALLRAVRPELSPAAARFRVHAGLNIVVDIGRLVHFDATPSRRARVCALVRSALGVGANA, from the coding sequence ATGAGCGCAGTGCAGGCGGTGCCCGCCGCCGAACGGCGGATCCGCCCGAAGGACCGCCGCCAGCGGATCGCGATGGCCGCGGCCGAGGCGTTCTCCGAGCGCGGCTACCACCAGGTCGGCATGGGCGACGTCGCCGCCGCCGTCGGCATCTCGGCGCCCGCGCTCTACCGGCACTTCCCGAACAAGTACGCCCTTTTCGTCGACGCCGTCGACCGGCTCGCGCACGGCCTCATCGAGGCGACCGACGCCGCAGCCGAGCCCCGAGAGGGCGAGCCCGCGTCCGGCTGGTTCGACGCCGTCGTCGTGGACCTCATCGAGGCGACCATCGGCAACCGGCGCACGGGCGGGCTCTACCGCTGGGAGGGCCGCTACCTCGAGCCGGCCGATCGCCGTCGCGTCCGCGACGACTTCGCCCTCATCACCGACCGCGTCCGGCGACCGCTCGAAGCGCTCCGGCTCGAGGAGGGTCGCCCCGTGCCCGACGGCGACGGCGACGCGCTCGCCGCGGCCGCGATGAGCGCCGTGGCCAGCATCACGTCGCACCACACGAAGCTGCCGCACCGCCAGCTCGTCGACCTGTTGCGCGACGTCGCGCGCGACGTCGCGGAGACCGACCTGCCGCCGTACGCGCCGGCCGTCCCGGACGACGCATCCGGCCTGCCCAGCGCGTCCAAGCGCGAACTCATCATCAGCGAGGCGCTCGTGCTGTTCCACCGGCGCGGGTACCACGACACGGGCATCGACGAGATCAGCGCCGCCGTCGGGCTCACCGCGTCGGGGTTCTACCGGTACTTCGGCAGCAAGTCCGAGCTGCTCCTCGAGGCCTGCGTGCGCGCGGCCGAGCGGCTCAGCGCGACCACCGCCGACGCCCTCGGCGGCGCGACCTCCCCGGAGGTCGGGTTGCACGACCTGGTCGACGCGTACGTCGCCCACAGCTTCACCCACCACGACCTGATGAGCGTGTACTTCTCGGACGCCGGGGCACTGCCGCCCGCCGAGCAGGAGCGCCTGCGCGCCCTCCAGCGCCGCCACGTCGACGAGTGGGTCGCGCTGCTGCGCGCCGTGCGACCGGAGCTCTCCCCCGCGGCCGCCCGGTTCCGGGTGCACGCGGGGCTCAACATCGTGGTCGACATCGGCCGCCTGGTGCACTTCGACGCGACGCCGTCGCGGCGCGCCCGGGTCTGCGCACTCGTGCGATCGGCGCTCGGCGTCGGCGCGAACGCCTGA
- a CDS encoding aldehyde dehydrogenase family protein yields the protein MTLIADDPTSAQLVSTDPRDGSQVGSWPVADQAAVDRAVAAARDAAEWWHAQGFAGRKRHLQAWKTEITEGAHALADVISRETGKPSGDALLEVVLTLTHLDWASKEAHKVLRRTKVPSGLANINQSASVGYEPYGVVGVIGPWNYPFYTPMGSISYALSAGNAIVFKPSELTPATAKWIEDAWNRAVPGHPVFSVVVGDGATGAALVHAGVDKIAFTGSPGTARKVMAACAERLTPIVVEAGGKDAMIVAADADLDAAVGFAVFGGMGNAGQTCAGVERVFVEASVHDEFLSRLAKAAAKLHPGPGASDSYGPMTLARQSDIVARQLDEAIARGATAVVGGPDSVADGYVGPVVLRDVPADCAVSREETFGPVLVVDRVADLDEAVRRTNDTDYGLTASIFTKDLAKGRALAARLKVGAVTVNSVLGFAGIPSLPFGGRGDSGFGRIHGADGLREFSVVKSVAVQTRKPMLDLLTMDRSEKDMRMTEKVLHLLHGRRGKH from the coding sequence ATGACGCTCATCGCGGATGACCCGACCTCCGCCCAGCTCGTGTCCACCGACCCTCGCGACGGATCGCAGGTCGGCTCCTGGCCGGTCGCCGACCAGGCCGCCGTCGACCGTGCGGTCGCCGCGGCGCGCGACGCCGCCGAATGGTGGCACGCGCAGGGCTTCGCCGGACGCAAGCGGCACCTCCAGGCGTGGAAGACCGAGATCACCGAGGGCGCGCACGCGCTCGCCGACGTCATCTCGCGCGAGACCGGCAAGCCCTCGGGCGACGCCCTGCTCGAGGTCGTGCTCACGCTCACGCACCTCGACTGGGCCTCCAAGGAGGCGCACAAGGTGCTCCGCCGGACGAAGGTGCCCTCCGGCCTCGCGAACATCAACCAATCGGCCTCGGTGGGCTACGAGCCCTACGGCGTCGTCGGCGTGATCGGCCCGTGGAACTACCCGTTCTACACGCCGATGGGCTCGATCTCGTACGCGCTGTCGGCCGGCAACGCCATCGTCTTCAAGCCGAGCGAGCTCACCCCGGCCACGGCGAAGTGGATCGAGGATGCCTGGAACCGCGCGGTTCCGGGGCATCCGGTGTTCAGCGTCGTCGTCGGCGACGGCGCGACCGGTGCCGCACTCGTGCACGCCGGCGTCGACAAGATCGCCTTCACCGGGTCGCCCGGCACGGCGCGCAAGGTCATGGCCGCCTGCGCCGAGCGGCTCACGCCGATCGTCGTCGAGGCCGGCGGCAAGGATGCGATGATCGTCGCCGCCGACGCCGACCTCGACGCCGCGGTCGGCTTCGCGGTCTTCGGCGGCATGGGCAACGCCGGGCAGACCTGCGCGGGCGTCGAGCGGGTCTTCGTCGAGGCATCCGTGCACGACGAGTTCCTCTCGCGGCTCGCGAAGGCCGCGGCGAAGCTGCACCCGGGGCCCGGGGCATCCGACAGCTACGGGCCGATGACCCTCGCCCGCCAGTCCGACATCGTCGCCCGGCAGCTCGACGAGGCCATCGCGCGCGGCGCCACGGCCGTCGTGGGCGGACCGGACTCGGTCGCCGACGGATACGTCGGGCCGGTCGTGCTGCGCGACGTGCCCGCGGACTGCGCCGTCTCGCGCGAGGAGACGTTCGGGCCCGTGCTCGTCGTCGACCGGGTCGCGGACCTCGACGAGGCCGTGCGTCGCACCAACGACACCGACTACGGGCTCACCGCCTCGATCTTCACCAAGGACCTCGCGAAGGGGCGCGCGCTCGCCGCGCGGCTGAAGGTGGGCGCCGTGACGGTGAACTCGGTGCTCGGCTTCGCCGGCATCCCGTCGCTGCCGTTCGGCGGCCGCGGCGACTCGGGCTTCGGGCGCATCCACGGCGCCGACGGCCTGCGCGAGTTCAGCGTGGTCAAGTCGGTCGCGGTGCAGACGCGCAAGCCCATGCTCGACCTGCTCACCATGGACCGGTCCGAGAAGGACATGAGGATGACCGAGAAGGTGCTGCACCTGCTCCACGGGCGGCGCGGCAAGCACTGA
- a CDS encoding long-chain-fatty-acid--CoA ligase, protein MSTEPLPIPRGARRNHWMSQVATHAQNRPDALAFRYLGRDTSWAQVQERVTHLAAALRRRGVAEGDRVLLLTLNSPEVVESVFAINTLGAIAVPINVRLTPPEIAYIVDDADASVIIVDAPLAPLVGVVAQLTPRIERVLVLGPAGEGQESVPDLIAEDLDGFEAPDVPEDTTALIMYTSGTTGRPKGAMLDHLNLNAQALTCLRANAVVDESDISFMTAPLFHIAGLGSIAPNFIIGIPTIIHPLGAFDPAAIVDAWEAERATIVFNVPQQWQAICALPGIKERDLALRIISWGAAPASDTLLRQMEDCFPNAMNVAVFGQTEMSPITCVLRGPDSLRKLGSVGRPIPTIQTRVVDDEMRDVAPGQVGEIVYRGPTMMKGYWRKPVETAEAFEGGWFHSGDLVRQDDEGFVWVVDRKKDMIITGGENVYCAEVENALFAHPEILDVAVYGRADEQWGEVPVAVIVAAGGTEITVDSLAEFLGDKLARFKRPKHVVLVEVLPRNAGGKVNKVALRAADREPTPA, encoded by the coding sequence ATGAGCACCGAACCCCTCCCGATCCCGCGAGGCGCGCGTCGCAACCACTGGATGAGCCAGGTCGCCACGCACGCCCAGAACCGGCCCGACGCGCTCGCGTTCCGGTACCTCGGCCGTGACACGTCGTGGGCGCAGGTGCAGGAGCGCGTCACGCACCTGGCCGCCGCGCTGCGACGCCGCGGCGTCGCCGAGGGCGACCGCGTCCTGCTCCTGACCCTGAACAGCCCCGAGGTCGTCGAGTCGGTCTTCGCGATCAACACGCTCGGCGCCATCGCGGTGCCGATCAACGTGCGTCTCACGCCGCCCGAGATCGCCTACATCGTCGACGACGCGGATGCCTCGGTCATCATCGTCGACGCCCCCCTCGCCCCGCTCGTGGGCGTCGTCGCCCAGCTCACCCCGCGCATCGAGCGGGTCCTCGTGCTCGGCCCCGCCGGCGAGGGCCAGGAGTCCGTGCCCGACCTCATCGCCGAGGACCTCGACGGGTTCGAGGCCCCCGACGTCCCCGAGGACACCACGGCCCTGATCATGTACACCTCGGGCACCACCGGGCGCCCGAAGGGCGCCATGCTCGATCACCTCAACCTCAACGCGCAGGCGCTCACGTGCCTGCGCGCGAACGCGGTGGTCGACGAGTCCGACATCTCGTTCATGACCGCGCCGCTCTTCCACATCGCCGGCCTCGGCTCGATCGCGCCGAACTTCATCATCGGCATCCCGACGATCATCCATCCGCTCGGGGCGTTCGACCCGGCCGCGATCGTCGACGCGTGGGAGGCCGAGCGGGCCACCATCGTGTTCAACGTGCCGCAGCAGTGGCAGGCGATCTGCGCCCTGCCCGGGATCAAGGAGCGCGACCTCGCACTGCGCATCATCAGCTGGGGCGCGGCCCCGGCATCCGACACGCTCCTGCGGCAGATGGAGGACTGCTTCCCGAACGCGATGAACGTCGCCGTGTTCGGGCAGACCGAGATGTCGCCGATCACCTGCGTGCTCCGCGGCCCCGATTCGCTGCGCAAGCTCGGCTCGGTGGGTCGCCCCATCCCCACGATCCAGACGCGCGTCGTCGACGACGAGATGCGCGACGTGGCGCCGGGCCAGGTCGGCGAGATCGTCTACCGCGGGCCGACGATGATGAAGGGCTACTGGCGCAAGCCGGTCGAGACCGCCGAGGCGTTCGAGGGCGGATGGTTCCACTCGGGCGACCTCGTCCGGCAGGACGATGAGGGCTTCGTCTGGGTCGTCGACCGCAAGAAGGACATGATCATCACCGGCGGCGAGAACGTCTACTGCGCCGAGGTCGAGAACGCCCTCTTCGCGCACCCCGAGATCCTCGACGTCGCCGTCTACGGCCGCGCCGACGAGCAGTGGGGCGAGGTGCCGGTCGCCGTGATCGTCGCGGCCGGCGGCACCGAGATCACCGTCGACTCGCTCGCGGAGTTCCTCGGCGACAAGCTGGCCAGGTTCAAGCGGCCCAAGCACGTCGTGCTCGTCGAGGTGCTCCCGCGCAACGCGGGCGGCAAAGTCAACAAGGTCGCGCTGCGCGCCGCCGACCGCGAGCCCACGCCGGCCTAG